A single genomic interval of Lathyrus oleraceus cultivar Zhongwan6 chromosome 7, CAAS_Psat_ZW6_1.0, whole genome shotgun sequence harbors:
- the LOC127105756 gene encoding protein MAINTENANCE OF MERISTEMS, whose product MLVGSTIFADKTFALVEARYLLLFTDLDRCSGYSWGAAALVTLYRYLGDASMYSCKQLGGYPTLLQYWIHEYFPTVGKRGENWKPADNCGLPRAMRWSYRQGVLKVDDLRPILDELTPADVIWRPFEDHRAWRLFDEICLYRGCLKWGETVVPYLSGRCLRQFGYRQYVPSPPLDCMMATDIDVDWISYHQSVIAVIGPSTLATTPSDVEDGYL is encoded by the exons atgttggtgggttccaccataTTTGCCGATAAGACCTTTGCACTTGTAGAGGCGCGATACCTCCTCTTGTTTACGGACTTGGATAGATGTTcaggatatagttggggagcagctgcactagttaccctatacagatatcttggagatgcgtccatgtacagttgcaaacagctcggtggatatcctactctcctacag TATTGGATTCACGAAtactttccaactgttggaaaaagaggggagaattggaaACCTGCTGATAATTGTGGTCTTCcccgagcgatgagatggtcgtataggcaaggagtcctgaaggttgatgatttacgacctattttggacgagctgacacctgccgacgtcatatggcgtccatttgaggatcatagagcatggcgtctatttgatgagatatgtctttacaggggctgtttgaagtggggtgaaacagttgttccatacttgtctggcagatgtttacgtcagttcgggtataggcagtatgttccatccccacctctggattgtatgatggcgacggatattgatgttgattggattaGTTACCATCAGAGTGTTATCGCTGTGATCGGTCCATCTACCCtggccaccactccatctgatgtagaagatggttatctgtag